In Scophthalmus maximus strain ysfricsl-2021 chromosome 13, ASM2237912v1, whole genome shotgun sequence, the genomic window ATCCCaagagacaccccccccccccctccctcccatcgCCCCTTCCACCTTCGtcgccctccctcctccccgcaCTCCTCCTCACTCGCTCAATATACCTCCTGCTGAGCGCGTGGCCTGAACCCCTGACCCCTTCCACTCGCCAACAGTTGCCATATTTGCATTTTCCAGTCCACTTAAAGGCAGGGGGTGACTGAGGCaggcccctcctcttcctctgctagTACAGCAGGCCCCATTCTCATCCCAGTGACCTCCTGCCCGGGCCTACCAACCCGGACAGCAGTCTGGGGTTAATGCACCAAGCACTCCCATTGTCTCTGAATTAatgaagtgccccccccccccccccccccccgcctgtccCTTTTCATTCACCGACAACGGGACAAATGACAAGCGGTAACGTTTTAAATAGCTATCGACACATGCCGGGCACAAAGTCACAGAGTCATATCTCCTGTTAGCGCCGCGACCGGCGCCCTGTGATGATAATGCCACGCTGCCGCCGTCGATGCACTTTGGATGTCCACTCTGGGATCAATTTGGATCCGAGCGGCAACGCGCTCCACTCAGGAGAAGGCCTCTTGTATTGAAATAGATGGTTCTCAGATGGAGGGGGCAGAGTCAGAGTCGGGGAGTGTTTTCACTTCAGAAAATGGAAGATGGGACTCGAGTCTTCTAGAGAATGGCAAGGGAGACCTCTAGTGGAGGGCAGAGGAACCCGTCCAGAGTGTCGTTGATGACGCCAATCCGGTCTCTTTTGCTGTACCTCGCACACATGTCAAATGGCACATGTCAATTCATGCCATCTCATCAATCACATAAACAAAGCCCACAAATAATAACCAGAAATCTTAAATACAGGAGATGAAAAATtaggaaacaaaaaatgtattaaataattatattcataCCAGTAACACAAGGAGGAGGCAAGTGAGAGATTGAAAGTGATTTCccaaagaaatatatattttcaagatAAAGATTGTTCATATTATTGACCACTTATTCTGCTGATTCACTTCTCAATTGAATGACAAATTGCTTAGTGAATAAGatgtcagaaaaacatttttttccatcaaaggTGATGTCACCAAATTGATCATTTTCGTCTGAGCATGAATCTAACACCCAAACATATGAGCCAGAGAAAGCGGTAAATCCATCCGCTCAAGAAGCTGGAAATTGGAAATGGTGGGCATTTTCGCTTGAAAAACGCTGACTCTATAGTGCTTTAATATCAATGATAACTTCAGATCTTCAGAGCTGATGATGCATTTCAACACATCACTTTAACCGCTGCAGTTTGATTtagcctcttctctctctctctctctatttgtgACAACATCCTGCATCGCTCGCAGTGAGCTGCCGGACGTGCGGCCGCCACTCAGCGGTGTCAGCCGTGCGCTCGGGCTCCGCGGCTGACAGCTGGTTACGGTGCGTCGCGCCACTGTAGGTGCGACCTTCgtgactgacctctgaccttctcccTGTCATCGCAGTGCTGAGTATCCGCGgcgcgcaggaggaggagcccccGGATCCCCAGCTCATGCGGCTGGACAACATGCTGCTGGCGGAGGGCGTGTCCGGTCCGGAGAAGGGCGGcggctcggcggcggcggcggctgcggcggcggccTCGGGAGGAGCCGGGCCGGACAACTCCGCGGAGCACTCGGACTACAGAGCCAAGCTGACCCAGATCAGACAGATCTACCACACGGAGCTGGAAAAGTATGAGCAGGTGAGAAGATAACACCCGACCGGACTCAGGAACGACAgatgtgttcattttcttaaatctagacagagaaaataaaaaatgccaaAGAGTGAATATAGCTTCGTGGAgacatgaaaagaacaaaaaaacattttaaatctgtcacACTTGCATCATAGCATTGCTGCAGTATGTGAGTAGGTTTCACGTAGGTTCATTTTAAGAGATAGaacatcatcatttttgaaaCTAGAGGAAGCTGTAAGGCTGTTAGCTGATTCCTGTCTCACCACGCATTCGTAGTGTACTTCCTCAAAGACGAGGGACTACATCAGTGAAAGAAGAGTTGTTGAGGAGGAGGCTGCGGCTTGTCTGCATCTTTTTGTACGTCCTCTCACTTccttgtaaatgtaaatgccTTGTACATCCCGCAGGTTGTTAATGCAGGTGCCCCATAGGATAATGTGCGTTCTCCGAGCTCGAACCAAATATCCCTTTACCGGCATCACTGCAGCTAAATGTTACTCCCCTTAtgtaaaaattgttttgtttacatgaTGTCACAAAAACAGCCCATCATAACTTCCTCAGATTGTTTGTCCCCTAACCGAAAAAGATATTCAACGCACAGTGGTATGAACGCAGGTTTTAAAAGTGTGCGACGTTCCCACTTCACAGATTGTTTGCAACAAGCAGCTGATTATGGCAATTGTCAGTGAATTCTTTTTTGCGTCAGTTGACCCTAATTGATGGAACGGCTCTCGTTCAGAGCCACAAAAGACACGGCACAACTCCGTTGACAGGCGGGGACACACAGTACAGCAGGCCCTTAGAAAACGACAAACAGACGCGGAAACGGGATCATCTGATACAAGCTCAAGAAAGCAAGCATAGTATAGACAGTGAAAAAATAGCAAAAGTAATCATAGtaacatctatttatttatttttttaaaaaaggtaaataaatattaaaggCCTCTTCTGTTGATTGTCCCCAATACGTCCGACTCAACCCTGCCGTTCTAGCCACTGTATGACACACAACCAAAAGACGGCGTAAACATCTGTGTCATTATAGATTTCACAGACTGTTCATATCACTTTGATCCAGACCTGCCACTCTTCACCGCAGCAGACTGGGACTCAAATCCGCCGGCAGCCCGTGTAGACTAGGTTCGTCTGCACAAGTCGCTGTCAGTAAGAATTCACTTAAGATTGCGTTTCGGCTACGGAACAGTCCGTCATGCTGCGTGTACTCCAAGTATAGTCTTGCGGGGGTGGGGTGATTTCCTCCCATTGCCTTGATAACCGGTGCGTGCACGACAACAGCGTCCCTTTTCGGGTGAACGTGAGCGCACGACAGACGAACACGCGgatagacagacacagacaaagccTGACGCGGGCGCATCCGGGGAGAAAtcgacaggaggagaggagataaagaagaGGTGGCGGCAAGAGACGCGGAGCCGGAGTGTGATCTCGTGGCGGAGTCGCTCCTGGTGtcgaacgggggggggggggggggggggggggggggggggggggggggggggggggggggggggggggggggggggggggggggggggggggggggggggggggggggggggggggggggatgaaggaAACCTTGTGGCATGTTCGTCTCTCAGGGTGGCAGCGCTGTGAGAAGGTGTGCGTCTGAGAAGGGAACAGCTGTCATTGGTTCCTCCCGACGCACTGCCATCGCCACTtctgttaaatgtgaaatatatcGGTGCTTATGTTCCCCCCTTTGGCTCCACCAGAGAGAGCTGGCCCCAGGACTACATCCGGCAAAGGGCTGCGCTGTGTTGCTTTTCATCTGCGAATTTGAAACGCCGCGCTCACCCCTGCGTGTTTGCCAGATGTGGCTCTCTCTGTAACGTTTGCAGTCGGTCCGGGCTGCATTGACAAATCGAGGGTGCTGTTCACCAGGTTTGTTTTGGTAGGTTTTCTGATCCACTCCTctacgcgcgtgtgtgtgtgtgtgtgtgtgtgtgtgtgcgcgcgcgcgcgcgtgcgtgtgtgtttctctccttgCAGGCGTGCAACGAGTTCACCACTCACGTGATGAACCTGTTGAGGGAGCAGTCGCGCACGCGGCCAATCTCGCCCAAGGAGATCGAGCGCATGGTGAACATCATCCACCGCAAGTTCAGCTCCATCCAGATGCAGCTCAAGCAGAGCACCTGCGAGGCTGTCATGATCCTGCGCTCCCGCTTCCTCGATGCCaggtgtgtgtctttgtatgtgcGCTTCTCCACCTCGAACCGTACACACCGTACCGCGCTCCGTGCTGCGAAAAACAACCCCCCAAATTTGGACATGGTAAATACCTCATCATGTGCTCCTCTCTCAGCCTCATATCCATATGAATGTCTGGTGTAGGAGGCCTATCATGCTACAAACATGCTGTAACACATGCTGTTTTGCCacttaccacacacacacacacacacacacactgggctggTCTGCACTTCACTGATGCCATTTGGACCAGCATTACCCAGCTACACTGGCCAATAAGAGTTGCCCGTGTGCTCCGTGACGCTGActgtttcccttcttttttttttatgtaatcgCTTGTTCCTTTTGATGCGCGCTTGGGATTTGCATACATTTCTCCGAGGATAAATCTCACTCAAAGTCTGAGTTGGAGGCATAACATTTAAATGAGGCATGGGCTCCCTTACAAAGCCCCCTATCTATTCTCCTGCAAATGATTGTGGCGGAGCTGCGGcgaaggggaagggggggaggaagaggaaagctTTCACCGCCATGCTCAGCTCCGCTGATTAATCTACTGCTGCCGGAGCCCATGCTgtgcacatttacatattctCAAGAAGGCTTTTGGAGTGCGCGCGACAGATATTTCAGCGCTAAATCGGTGGATACACGCAAAGAGATTTTTACAGGGTTCCCCCTGCAGCTTATGCAAAGCCCTGTTTAGATGTGGCACGTGCAGACACGACCTGATGGGTGCACGAGATAGAGGGGCAGTCATCTCGTGGGCATCAGCATATGATGTCGTTCTGCTTCGAGGTGTTGTATGGGGGTCTTCTTAGTGGGTTCATTTCCATATgcaatatccatccatccatccatcgtctacggctttatccatttaagggtcatgggggggctggagccaatcccagctgacattgggcgagaggcggggtacaccctggacaggtcgccagcctatcacagggccacatacacggagacagacaaccattcactctcacattcacacctacggtcaatttagagtctccaatgaacctcaccccattctgcatgtctttggactgtgggaggaagccggagaacccgaagagaacccacgcatacacggggagaacatgcaaactccacacagaaaggccctggtgggtttgaaccgggattcgaacccagaaaccttcttgctgcgaggcgaaagtgccaaccactacaccaccgtgcagccatatgcaatatgaaaatgaataaaatactgtGTGATcaattcagcttttttttctgtgttgcaaTATCATTTTCTGACATGCTGGGATCCTGAGTTTCTACTGTATGATCTGCATGTACTATTTCTATTGCAATTTACCACACAGTcttgtaaaacaacaacaacaaaatatattttaggaCCTGCTTTTATACCtgcttcaattatttttttcaataacgGAAGACACAGTTCCTTTAAGCCCTATGGAActtttttagcatctttcagctcattgttttggtttatgtCCCTCAACTTGAATGTTCTGGTTCGCTGCTCTCATCAACCTTATTTCCAGATGTGGCATGCAGCTGTTTCAGTGAAGAGGCTCTGATAAAGCCACTGTACACACTACCTGCCCAGCCCCACACCGCAGACACAGTTAGCAACTGGCCAATGGACACAGTGGAGCTTTTAGCAGATAATTAGCCATAAATAGTTTTTGCCTGATTTTTCATTGCATCTCAGCAAATGCAGCTAAAAACATTCTTATTATTCGGACGTGTTATGCTTTCACAAGTTTGACTGTAGTCATCTACTATCAAGTACACATGATCAAAAATCAAGACAGCCAACCTTCCATACTCCGTTTCGTTTCAGTACCGAAAAAGTGATGCGGTTTTGATGATTTACCAATGGCACgttttattaaacaaaatctTTACTTGATTCATACtttgcaaaaacatattttccatatATCATTATAAGTAGCTTGTACTCACTGCGATTAAACAGTTTGATGTTAACACAGATTGGGAATTTTTATGATCTGTCAACAGCCATTAGTAGATATCAACTTAATTATAACGATCGTCTATGTGCTATTATTGCTGTGggtgatgcttttttttttcagtccctCATAAAAACAGAGTTGAAGTGAAGCAATTCAGGACCAAATCGTTCCGGCAAAGTGTGTCACAGTAAAACTGCGGCTAAATTTTAAAGTCCGTAGCGCCGCGGTGGCGACAGGACGTCGTGTCAACAAAAGTGAGATTGACCGGCCCACTGTTGAACTAACATCTTCAGGTCCAGTTTGGATGATGGGCTTTGACTTTGGCGGAAGTGTTCATCGAGGTCATTGGAGCAACGCCGAGGGCCATGTTTACGCAAGCCCAGCTCCTGTTCTAACCCCTCGCCGTTCTCTTTGCAGACGAAAACGGCGAAACTTCAACAAGCAGGCCACAGAGATCCTGAATGAGTATTTCTACTCACACCTCAGTAACCCCTACCCGAGCGAGGAGGCCAAAGAAGAGCTGGCAAAGAAGTGCGCCATCACAGTGgcccaggtacacacacagatcactGCCGCCCACACACCACCTGTAGGAAAACAGCTGCACACAGAGCTGCGAGCGCGAACTCGAGTTTCCATCTGAAGAGGCAGCTGTGAGCGTCCCGGCAAGTAAcctaataatacattttctgacTGTCATGAGTACAGACAGCTCCTCTAATCTTTTAGCGGTACCCTTCATTGAGAACAACAAAGCACTCAAGAGTATAAATGTGTCATGTCATAAGTTTGCAGTCGTGTAAATCAAAACCAGACTAAGCTATTTTTGACCAGTGACAGTGTTTCTGCTCGGGTAATGCAAGCGCAAGACAACACTGCTGTCACAGTTCTACTCTCATCACGCGGTATGGCCAGTCATATTTTGCTCACAATACACagaacatataaaaaaaaaatccagagtcAGTAAAAGTGCCTCTGGGAAATGTGACACAAAGATGGGTATAAATGAAATTGGttgtttgaaaagaagaaaaaaaatagtatttctctttcctttttatatattgttagggaaatgtttttgttagtGATCAAAGATAaaactttgtcttttttgtctattttttgaagttattaacaaaaaaacttcTGATTAATGAAAAAGGATTAAGAGATTTTTGcaactgtgaaaatgtgcaGTTTAGGCAACAATCGATTAGCAAAGCCACCCGCCCCTGAAAATCAGCACTCACGCAGTCATTTGAGGCATGTGCGGTGCAATGATGATTATCttattcattttacagtaatCGAGCAAATATGTAAAGCCACTGGGATATTTTATTTGTGCCAGTGATGCTGACAAGCCGACGGTAAAGAAAAATCTTTCATCTTTGCATTCTAGCACTCCAAGTTGTTTCAAACCTCTGAGAATTGATAAAAAGGAAAGCAATGACAACGTCAAGGTAaacagcagtttgtgttttccagTCCATCATTCGGAAATGGATTGTTTTCTCAATTGCTTTCATTAATTCATACCAAGCGATGTGAGGGTGCATCCGGGCCTGATTGTGGGAGCGGCTCGGCGGGCTGAACGATTTGCAGCGCTTTTCCGTCCGCCGGCCACAATAATGGAGAATGTTTACCTACTAGGCAGTGGAAACTTTGCAGGAttgatttggttttcattttaatgttgtttatcATTAGCGCTGGGATTACCCCCCTGTCTTCATCTGGGAGTCCATTAGTCGTAATGGGTGTTAGCGGATGCTGACTGATTGGCGCTTGCGTGAGTTCCGATGATAGCTGCAGTCACGGTGACATAATGAGACTGTTATTGGCAATCATTCCGTTCTGGCACTAATGCGGATTCTCAGCACCAGTCTGCGCAGTCCCTACCTCTGACAGAGGACTCTCCGCAGTGTTACGTGGGCCATTAGGGCCGCGCGCGCTAAACACTATCATTGAGTTATCTGGAAAGGCTCCGTGTGTCGCGATTTTTTTCCGCGCGAATTAAACTACGTCCTCTTGTTTGTCTGCCCAGGTTTCCAACTGGTTTGGGAATAAAAGAATCAGATACAAGAAAAACATTGGTAAGTTCCAGGAAGAAGCCAACATGTACGCTGCGAGAACTGCCGTCAATGCGGCTAATGCATCCTCACATGGAAGCCAAGCAAATTCACCCTCAACTCCAAACTCTGCAGGTGAGACAGGAAGTCCCTGGCTCTGCTCAGCTATTCGACATGTACCTCCTCTCTGTGCATTACTACAACTACGCGGCTATTGCAGATGATCAGTTTGAGCGTCTTATCTAAATGCTGGTGCTGGTGATTGTTAAGGAATGACAGACATAGGGATAACAAAAGGCGGTTCTTGTAGAAAGGAACTTGTCACCAGGTAATGCACCGGTATTATATTCAACAGGTTAAAGGTTTTCCCCGCAGTGCAACTGCCCTTTCTAGAGCAATGCTGTGTCAGAGTCTAGCAAACCTGAGCCCCATGCCAAGTCTCCATATTCTTACTTCTCCCTTTGTCTTCATCTCAATGAATCAATATATCTCATGTATGATGTATTCAACTGTGTGCTCGTCGTGATCTGCTGCACGGACGTTTAAAGGATGAGTCTGGCGATTCTCTATGTTTTTGTCTATTGCCAAAAAAGTCATGTTAAAATAGACAACACCAACCGAGAATTGTTTGGGTAGCCAAACCTTGATACAAGGTCCATTTGTGTCCAAAACACAATCCAAAACGCATCAGTGAGCCACATCGTACATGTCCCTTCATTgctatgtttattattattataatattgtatGATTATGATGTTATAATATTGTTAATTTCATTTGAGAGACTGCGAGGCACCAAATGTGTGTGGCAACCAATTTTTAAGATCAAGATTCCATCAATCAATGCTTAAATCACCACGTAAGAATGGTCGCAATGCAGAGaccacatttaaaacatgtatGTTAGAATTTTGATTGAATAtattggaagaagaaaaatgtgaattgaACAACCCGATTAAAAGCATCACTGTGAAAAGGATGATTGgatatgaaaaaatgtaaactaaaaTAACCCCATTCAAAAGTTTAACGCTGATGGACCTGTCCAAATTCCAAGTTTTAGGGTAGGCCTTAAGTGACGAAATGTAAGTTTTCCGTCTGGCTGAAGAATTTCAATTGAACTTGCTTCTGTAACATGTTTTTGGGAGGCAATATGCCAGACAAATGTGTTGGTAATAGCCTTCATATAAGACTGGAATGTCAAATGAGAATTGATATGAACAGATTGGATGCCTCAGACAGGGAAggaagtaataaataaataaaaacagtaatagaataaagtaataaaaatatagaataatgcCAGATTCATCTTTTAAAGCTACTCTGtcaaatattttgagaaatgtcAGTATTTGCTGTTTGTGTCAACTTATTAACTAGTAGGAAAAGGGGAAAGCAGCTGTCTTACTGCTgtgaaaagtaaagaaaagtaaCTCTTAAGCCACTCTTTAGCTGCTTTTTTTGTATGTTCTTATCTTGTTAAATCAAGTAGTAaccaaatcaaattcatttgaatgttttcttttacatttaaagagcTAGGCTAGCAGCTCCCCACTGCTTCCAGGAATAAGATAACGTTAGGTCAAACGCATCCATACCAAAATTGCATGTGACTCTGGATTGAGACAGCAAGTACATGTACATTCATCATAATATTgcacttctttttcttgttttttttttaagatatacAAACCACTTGCTTATTTGTATGTTTGCTGGCGAAAACCAATACTCGACACAAACGCCCCTCATGTCGGGTTTTCAGCCGCAGAGCCCTCTCCTCTGTCCGCCGACGCCCCCTCGTTCCATCCGAGCGCCCGTTTCCTCTAATCCAACCGCGCCTGCTCCGGCTGCTGGCTAACTGCATGGTGCTCCTCCAGGGCCGGAGGGGCCGACTTGCTTCTGCcgcctgctctctgtctctctgtgactcgactgctccctctcttctttcaggTTCTGCCGGCTCTTTTAACATGTCAAACTCCGGGGACTTGTTCATGAGCGTGCAGTCTCTCAATGGGGACTCGTACCAGGGGGCTCAGGTGGGAGCCAACGTGCAGTCACAGGTAGGGCCCCCGAGCAGCACAGCGGgatgaggcccccccccccccccgccgcgaCCCTTTTCGGCAATCCCTTCACTTGACTGACTCTTTGTCATACTGGCTGTAACTAGTGTGAAGTGGCCATGTTGATGCCACGTGCAATTTGtaggccccctttttttttttttcacagcagacattttgacatgccACAGCAGGAAGAGCACAGGTATTTTTAATGCTGACGACGTGGACGGTCGCTCTGGCTCGCTGCGCGCGTCCCGGCGCGACAGTGAGCCAACGCCTTTATTTGTCTGCCGTGAAAAAAGGGGCTGACGTTTGGTCAGAAAGCGATGAGCCCCagagtgagaggaaagaaatgcGAGGTCCGCAGTTGtcgtttggaaaaaaaaaaaaagaaaaacggcaCATAATTCCGACAGCTATTAGTATAAGCTCGGCGGGACACGCTACAGTGtgacaaaatgtcatcaaaacCACCAGTGTCAATAACAAACAGTAGATCAAATCTAATATTAAATCTAATTTGGTCATATCAGCTGTAAAGGAGTGTTTGTGAGTATCTGGTTTTACTTGCTAACAAACTGCAACCGCAAGTATTAAAGCGAATCCACCGTACGTGGTGCGACCAGCAATTGTAACCATCGTGTGAGCGCTGCAACAATGGAGAACTAgaggttttgttcttttttggggggggggggggggtgtttttcaTTCTGCCAACATTGCATGTAGAATCACGTTTCTTGATCTCTGCTTCATTTGTCATGCTTGCTTGGtatctatatttcatttttctgtttgaatattCCCTGCTAACCAAAACATCGCTGGCCCTCGCTGGCAAGAGTGCGTAGACCTGTCTGTGCTTTGTTCCCCGGATTAAACAGATTACAGTTAtttccaataaaaaacattccCCTTTTCGTTTACATTTAATTGTTTAGTCAAAATGTCTGTGGTCAATCTACACAGGCTGGTACTTGTACAGAACTTCTTCACAGTCTCAATTGCAGAATATttctcacatactgtatattgtaaccatgtcatttttttttttttaaatctcaaccagaaaacacagagcatACGTTATCCTAAATGTAACTTTTGCTGGATTGGATTGAACGTCCTCTCCAGGCATATTGGTGCAGAAATGTGCTCCCGTCGTCTCCCTTGTTGTCGTGTCATcgtccttccctctctcctctcccgtgCATCCCTTGTGTCGACTCTGACCTTGCTCTGTTTGTTGATTCTGAATGTTTCAGGTGGATACCCTTCGCCATGTTATCAGTCAGACAGGCGGGTACAGTGAAGGACTCACAGCCAACCAGATGTACAGTCCGCAGGGCATCAATGTaaggatttcagttttttcctccgtctccccccAACCAATTATTTCAAAGCCACAGGCCTCAGAATGCCACTTAGTTGGACtagtctctgctctgctctggtcACCTAGTTGATTGGTTCTGTGTCGCTTGCGCCGAGGGGCAGTGCCCTGCCCAGTGCACGCGGGCGAGGGGGCTGACCACGCACATGCAGAGCCACAGTCTGAGCCTGTCACGTGTAATCGGGTCTGGCAAAAGCACCTGCAGCCGCGCATGGTCCATCGCCAGCGAACGGCGCAAACAGGTGACGCTCCCTGCACTGGACTTCAAGTCCCGCTCTGACCAACCGGACCCGCGATAAGCAGCCCTGCGGCCAGCACCCTCCGACAGAACGCCTCCCGGGGGACGTCGCTGCTGCCccactaaaaataaaacctttttgcGCCGCTGGAAACAATTCCTCATGCGCCGGAGGGGCGCGCCCCCCTAcgtgttttgtgtcattttcgCAGCACAGTTCAGGTGTAGAAGTGGGGgctgtggagggaggaggggggtcgggggtcgggggtcTGCCCGCTGGCGGCTGCAAACAGTGGGGAAATTCGCAGCGACAAGCCGTGTCGCAAAGGGGAAAATCGATAAGACAGACACA contains:
- the LOC118318377 gene encoding pre-B-cell leukemia transcription factor 1 isoform X1; this translates as MDEQPRLMHSHAGVGMAGHPGLPPHMQEGTGGADGDGRKQDIGDILQQIMTITDQSLDEAQARKHALNCHRMKPALFNVLCEIKEKTVLSIRGAQEEEPPDPQLMRLDNMLLAEGVSGPEKGGGSAAAAAAAAASGGAGPDNSAEHSDYRAKLTQIRQIYHTELEKYEQACNEFTTHVMNLLREQSRTRPISPKEIERMVNIIHRKFSSIQMQLKQSTCEAVMILRSRFLDARRKRRNFNKQATEILNEYFYSHLSNPYPSEEAKEELAKKCAITVAQVSNWFGNKRIRYKKNIGKFQEEANMYAARTAVNAANASSHGSQANSPSTPNSAGSAGSFNMSNSGDLFMSVQSLNGDSYQGAQVGANVQSQVDTLRHVISQTGGYSEGLTANQMYSPQGINANGWQDAPTPSSVTSPTEGPGSVHSDTSN
- the LOC118318377 gene encoding pre-B-cell leukemia transcription factor 1 isoform X2, producing the protein MDEQPRLMHSHAGVGMAGHPGLPPHMQEGTGGADGDGRKQDIGDILQQIMTITDQSLDEAQARKHALNCHRMKPALFNVLCEIKEKTVLSIRGAQEEEPPDPQLMRLDNMLLAEGVSGPEKGGGSAAAAAAAAASGGAGPDNSAEHSDYRAKLTQIRQIYHTELEKYEQACNEFTTHVMNLLREQSRTRPISPKEIERMVNIIHRKFSSIQMQLKQSTCEAVMILRSRFLDARRKRRNFNKQATEILNEYFYSHLSNPYPSEEAKEELAKKCAITVAQVSNWFGNKRIRYKKNIGSAGSFNMSNSGDLFMSVQSLNGDSYQGAQVGANVQSQVDTLRHVISQTGGYSEGLTANQMYSPQGINANGWQDAPTPSSVTSPTEGPGSVHSDTSN
- the LOC118318377 gene encoding pre-B-cell leukemia transcription factor 1 isoform X4 — encoded protein: MDEQPRLMHSHAGVGMAGHPGLPPHMQEGTGGADGDGRKQDIGDILQQIMTITDQSLDEAQARKHALNCHRMKPALFNVLCEIKEKTVLSIRGAQEEEPPDPQLMRLDNMLLAEGVSGPEKGGGSAAAAAAAAASGGAGPDNSAEHSDYRAKLTQIRQIYHTELEKYEQACNEFTTHVMNLLREQSRTRPISPKEIERMVNIIHRKFSSIQMQLKQSTCEAVMILRSRFLDARRKRRNFNKQATEILNEYFYSHLSNPYPSEEAKEELAKKCAITVAQVSNWFGNKRIRYKKNIGGYPSPCYQSDRRVQ
- the LOC118318377 gene encoding pre-B-cell leukemia transcription factor 1 isoform X3, with translation MDEQPRLMHSHAGVGMAGHPGLPPHMQEGTGGADGDGRKQDIGDILQQIMTITDQSLDEAQARKHALNCHRMKPALFNVLCEIKEKTVLSIRGAQEEEPPDPQLMRLDNMLLAEGVSGPEKGGGSAAAAAAAAASGGAGPDNSAEHSDYRAKLTQIRQIYHTELEKYEQACNEFTTHVMNLLREQSRTRPISPKEIERMVNIIHRKFSSIQMQLKQSTCEAVMILRSRFLDARRKRRNFNKQATEILNEYFYSHLSNPYPSEEAKEELAKKCAITVAQVSNWFGNKRIRYKKNIGKFQEEANMYAARTAVNAANASSHGSQANSPSTPNSAGGYPSPCYQSDRRVQ